One window of Papaver somniferum cultivar HN1 chromosome 9, ASM357369v1, whole genome shotgun sequence genomic DNA carries:
- the LOC113313997 gene encoding uncharacterized protein LOC113313997: protein MAASPKIHLFKKSAIEAGTPELYYLNPSENLWKITSMWRVVEHEDLLFLTLDLKAIGDLVSVHMDGKFINIEVKKENKENGAARFHHKDGMKKFSIEMNPHFLHLGIKVDDIKGWEGIARNYISKLTPIEIKRYAETKNDPKPKSEEKSKGPYTVTINVSRLN from the exons ATGGCTGCCTCTCCAAAAATCCACCTCTTCAAGAAATCAG CAATAGAAGCAGGAACTCCAGAGTTGTATTATCTGAATCCATCGGAGAACTTATGGAAGATAACATCCATGTGGAGAGTCGTTGAGCATGAAGATCTTCTTTTtttgacactcgatttgaaagcAATTGGGGATCTGGTTTCGGTCCATATGGATGGAAAGTTTATCAATATTGAAGTAAAGAAAGAAAACAAGGAAAACGGCGCTGCTCGTTTTCATCATAAAGATGGGATGAAGAAGTTCAGTATTGAGATGAACCCTCACTTCCTTCACTTAGGAATTAAGGTTGATGATATCAAAGGCTGGGAGGGTATTGCACGGAACTATATCTCTAAACTCACACCTATAGAAATCAAGAGATATGCTGAAACGAAGAACGATCCTAAACCCAAATCTGAAGAAAAAAGCAAGGGGCCCTACACTGTAACCATCAATGTTTCTCGTCTCAACTGA
- the LOC113309056 gene encoding uncharacterized protein LOC113309056 — translation MASQKIHLFKKSAIEDGTPELYYLNPSDNLWKIASEWRVVEYEDILVLTMHMIGIGDLVSVLMDGKFMNIEVEKENKEKAARFQHKDGMKNFCIEMNPHFLKLGITLDPTVQLSQGTSRTFITKLTPEEIKKYAETKNDPKPKADEEEDKGPYTVTIDVSRLP, via the exons ATGGCTTCTCAAAAAATCCACCTCTTCAAGAAGTCAG CAATTGAAGATGGAACTCCTGAGTTGTATTATCTGAATCCATCTGATAACTTATGGAAAATAGCATCTGAATGGAGAGTCGTTGAATATGAAGATATTCTTGTTTTGACGATGCATATGATTGGCATTGGGGATCTTGTTTCGGTCCTAATGGATGGAAAGTTTATGAATATTGAAGTAGAGAAAGAAAACAAGGAAAAGGCTGCTCGTTTTCAACATAAGGATGGGATGAAGAATTTCTGTATTGAAATGAATCCTCACTTTCTTAAGTTAGGAATTACCCTTGATCCTACTGTCCAATTGTCTCAAGGTACTTCAAGGACTTTCATTACCAAACTCACACctgaagaaatcaagaaatatGCTGAAACGAAGAATGATCCTAAACCCAAagctgatgaagaagaagacaagggGCCGTATACTGTAACGATCGATGTTTCTCGACTCCCCTGA